In Cotesia glomerata isolate CgM1 linkage group LG1, MPM_Cglom_v2.3, whole genome shotgun sequence, one genomic interval encodes:
- the LOC123274473 gene encoding KICSTOR subunit 2-like: MDHEEEFLSTFFTLITQLCFEKAKESVEKERESCRSTQMGPWGMLLMHLPQIIVAERSYADLGFLHTKNKGFLRKDNSLKTIYEVLKGDLKRVEEMTRGTNIIGATVADVSSQLCQFITARIQLIEFYEKMYHSSIGNKAMKYNELLQVIKGIVEIHSLLCSHLALTAIKAALTLECEILLQLTSAQVEIQNWRFLSSLMALYGAQARMSAWEKTLQSKESWKLGFGATFLKANQQPALYQWLVKLRSATLAKCSLYFHTTLSQQASPGEMRNIMSKQNIDYYHKIQSFQRKWDLLAVLIIFDARNAENSGSGYRHPDRETESVEEFPIVVGCPSVFLQKPSVHWNNIKKGIKEHSELVNMDKIIYIKSAKNVHTNLCSYAMTNIDPKMTLVVAYESGKQKDKDSHIVTFMTDLSTQLRCNKIYENLKLSK; the protein is encoded by the exons ATGGATCATgaagaagaatttttaagcacattttttactctaattACTCAGTTGTGTTTTGAAAAAGCTAAAGAATCAGTG gaaaaaGAACGTGAATCATGTCGTTCAACACAAATGGGACCATGGGGTATGTTATTGATGCATTTACCTCAGATAATTGTTGCAGAACGTTCTTACGCAGACTTAGGATTTTTACATACGAAAAACAAAGGATTTCTTCGTAAAGAT aattctttaaaaacaatttatgaaGTACTGAAAGGTGATTTAAAAAGAGTCGAGGAAATGACACGAGGTACTAATATAATAGGTGCTACAGTAGCTGACGTTTCTAGTCAACTCTGTCAATTTATAACTGCTAGAATTCAATTAATTgaatt ttatgaaaaaatgtATCATTCAAGCATCGGTAATAAGGCAATGAaatataatgaattattaCAAGTTATTAAAGGAATTGTAGAAATACATTCACTGTTGTGTTCTCATTTGGCATTGACTGCAATCAAAGCTGCTCTTAC ATTAGAATGTGAAATATTACTTCAACTAACAAGTGCGCAAGTTGAAATACAAAATTGGCGATTTTTATCATCATTGATGGCACTTTATGGCGCTCAAGCCCGAATGTCTGCATGGGAAAAGACTTTACAAAGTAaagaa TCTTGGAAACTTGGATTTGGAGCAACATTTCTTAAAGCCAATCAACAACCTGCATTGTATCAATGGCTTGTAAAATTACGAAGTGCGACATTAGCTAAATGTTCTTTGTATTTTCACACGACTTTGAGTCAACAAGCCAGTCCAGGAGAAATGAGAAATATAATGAGCAAACAAAATATCGATTACTATCATAA AATACAGAGCTTCCAAAGAAAATGGGATCTTTTAGcagttttaattatatttgacGCAAGAAATGCTGAAAATTCCGGCTCAGGATATCGACATCCAGACAGAGAAACTGAATCAGTTGAAGAATTTCCCATTGTTGTTGGCTGTCCAAGt GTTTTCTTACAAAAACCATCGGTACATtggaataatattaaaaagggAATAAAAGAACACAGTGAGCTTGTCAATatggataaaataatttatattaaaagtgcAAAAAATGTACATACAAATTTATGTTCTTACGCAATGACAAACATCGATCCTAAAATGACATTAGTCGTTGCATATGAAAGTGGAAAACAAAAAGATAAAGACTCTCATATTGTCACTTTTATGACTGATTTGTCCACACAACTTCggtgtaataaaatttatgagaaCTTGAAATTATCTAAGtaa
- the LOC123274433 gene encoding transportin-1 isoform X2 translates to MKMAWQPQEEGLRQILILLRESQSPDTATQRAVQQKLEELNKFPDFNNYLIFVLTKLTSEADVPTRSLSGLILKNNVRTHYHKFLPEVTNFIKQECLSAVGDPDPMIRATVGILITTIASKGEVSTWPELLPSLCQMLDSQDYNVCDGSFSALQKICEDSAELLDSDTVNRPLNVFIPKFLQFFRHSSPKIRSHAIACVNQFIVSRSQVLMLHIDSFLENLFHLATDEDPEVTKNVCRAFVMLLEVQIDRLIPHMHNIIEYMLVRTQDEKPPVALEACEFWLSLAEQDMCRQALAPYLPRLVPVLVSGMKYSDMDIIMLKANVEEDEMIPDREEDIRPRFHKTKTHTLNPSTNKHSDENGGYDSDGDDGCDDDSSVGDWNLRKCSAAALDMLAGVFRNDLLPVLVPILKETLFHQNWEIKESGILALGAIAEGCMEGMIPHLSELIPYLINSLNDKKALVRAITCWTLSRYAHWVCAQPHETYLKPLMEELLKRVLDGNKRVQEAACSAFATLEEEAGTELVPYLGFILETLVFAFGKYQHKNLLILYDAIGTLAESVGPYLNKPDYINILMPPLINKWNILKDEDKDLFPLLECLSSVATALQSGFLPYCEPVYRRCVSLVEQTLNQHIANTQSPEQFEAPDKDFMIVALDLLSGLAEGLDGHIEQLVMNSNIMQLLYQCMQDPMPEVRQSSFALLGDLTKACFQHVLPCIPDFMPILGDNLNPSFISVCNNASWAIGEIAIKLGHDTSVYIPLIINQLIDIINRPNTPKTLLENTGVLR, encoded by the exons ATGAAAATGGCGTGGCAACCACAAGAGGAAGGACTTAgacaaattttaatacttttacgTGAATCGCAAAGTCCTGATACAGCAACACAGCGTGCTGTACAACAA AAATTGGAAGAACTAAATAAATTCCCGgactttaataattatcttatcTTTGTATTAACCAAGCTTACATCAGAAg CTGATGTGCCGACTAGGTCACTTAGtggattgattttaaaaaataacgtgAGGACTCATTACCATAAATTTTTGCCAGAAGTtacgaattttataaaacaagaATGTTTATCTGCGGTTGGAGATCCGGATCCCATGATTCGAGCTACTGTGGGAATATTGATAACAACTATTGCATCAAAag GTGAAGTATCAACATGGCCGGAATTACTTCCATCATTGTGTCAAATGTTGGATTCCCAAGATTACAACGTCTGCGATGGATCATTTAGTGCATTGCAAAAGATATGTGAGGATTCAGCAGAATTACTTGATTCGGACACAGTAAACCGGCCTTTGAATGTATTTATCCctaaatttttgcaatttttccGCCACTCGAGTCCGAAGATACGTTCGCACGCGATTGCATGTGTTAACCAGTTTATTGTGAGCCGTTCACAAGTCCTGATGCTGCATATAGACTCATTTTTGGAGAATCTTTTCCATTTGGCGACTGATGAAGATCCAGAAGTAACTAAAAATGTCTGTCGGGCATTTGTAATGCTGTTGGAGGTTCAAATAGATCGTTTAATTCCTCATATGCACAATATCATTGAGTATATGTTGGTGAGAACGCAAGATGAAAAACCGCCAGTTGCCTTGGAAGCCTGTGAATTTTGGTTATCTCTTGCTGAACAAGATATGTGTCGTCAGGCATTGGCTCCATACTTACCCCGACTCGTTCCTGTGTTAGTTAGCGGTATGAAATACTCCGACATGGATATAATAATGCTCAAAGCTAACGTCGAGGAAGATGAAATGATACCCGACCGGGAAGAAGACATCAGACCGCGTTTCCATAAAACTAAAACACACACTCTTAATCCATCTACAAACAAACATTCTGATGAGAACGGTGGTTACGACTCAGACGGCGACGATGGATGTGACGACGATTCAAGTGTCGGTGACTGGAACCTCCGGAAATGTTCAGCTGCTGCTTTGGATATGCTTGCTGGAGTATTTAGAAATGATTTGCTACCTGTTTTAGTGCCAATTCTTAAAGAAACATTGTTCCATCAAAATTGGGAGATCAAAGAATCTGGAATACTTGCACTTGGAGCTATTGCTGaag GATGTATGGAAGGGATGATTCCACATTTATCAGAGCTGATCCCATACTTAATCAATAGCTTGAATGACAAAAAAGCGTTAGTACGTGCCATAACATGTTGGACATTGAGTAGATACGCGCATTGGGTTTGTGCTCAACCTCATGAAACTTATTTGAAGCCTCTGATGGAGGAATTACTAAAAAGAGTATTGGATGGTAATAAACGTGTTCAAGAGGCCGCTTGCTCGGCATTTGCAACCCTCGAAGAAGAAGCTGGTACTGAATTAGTACCATACTTAGGATTCATATTAGAAACTTTAGTTTTTGCATtcg gaaaatatcaacataaaaatttattgatacttTATGATGCTATTGGAACACTAGCAGAATCTGTAGGACCTTACTTAAATAAACCAGACTACATAAATATTCTAATGCCTCCATTAATAAACAAAtggaatattttaaaagacgAAGATAAAGATCTATTTCCCCTTCTTGAGTGTCTCTCTTCGGTAGCCACAGCACTACAATCTGGATTCTTACCCTACTGTGAACCAGTTTACag GCGGTGTGTGTCACTAGTCGAACAAACACTGAATCAACATATAGCTAATACACAAAGCCCTGAACAGTTTGAAGCGCCGGATAAAGATTTTATGATTGTTGCATTGGATCTTTTGAGTGGACTAGCTGAAGGTTTGGACGGTCACATTGAACAATTAGTCATGAACAGCAATATTATGCAATTACTTTATCAGTGCATGCAAGATCCCATGCCAGAAGTAAGGCAAAGTAGTTTTGCATTACTTGGTGACTTAACGAAAGCTTGTTTCCAGCATGTACTTCCCTGTATAC CTGACTTTATGCCGATCCTTGGAGACAATTTAAATCCTAGCTTTATATCAGTATGTAACAATGCTTCTTGGGCTATTGGTGAAATCGCCATTAAACtag gGCATGACACAAGTGTATATATTCCATTGATAATAAATCAACTCATTGACATCATTAATCGGCCAAATACACCAAAAACACTTCTGGAGAATACCg gtGTTCTTCGTTAA
- the LOC123274453 gene encoding ectonucleotide pyrophosphatase/phosphodiesterase family member 5-like isoform X2, which translates to MNNFMKLLVIVVCLFLNFKNILMVSPFPKLLIVSYDAFRFDYFNRNLTPFMKQLKEEGTDVDYMMNAFVTRTLPNHHTMATGFYIENHGVLENRMFYENGTVLEKSADVFHYNNKILPIWTINEKNDSLRHSGSMMWPGGEFDFDGRTQTFYMPLNISKNWEDRFDVLLSWFLHPKKPINLGILYIEEPDYHAHAHGTDHPVINELLKKLDNFTYYIHTKLKDNNLTSVNVIHLSDHGMTEVNLSRIINISQIIDLSECQFLPTANTIFIIPHPGKEDILYDKLKSAANETSTFYVYRKEEIPERFHYGNNTRMTPIFVVAKSGYAFEFLRDSFDYYQKTFNITIDDKSLFGIHGYDNEDKNMHPMFFAKGPAFNAHCKLEPFHNVDLYPLFCNILNIQCPETNGTLNSFKKCLKSFTDDDQNNSHSMLVPVLVALAVVGTISMLIGLYLRMKRQREEVLYRKDYYR; encoded by the exons ATGAATAACTTCATGAAGTTATTGGTAATAGTTgtctgtttatttttaaattttaaaaatattttaatggtTTCACCTTTTCCTAAATTACTTATTGTATCTTATGATGCATTCAG ATTCGATTATTTTAACCGTAATTTAACTCCATTTATGAAGCAATTGAAGGAAGAAGGAACAGATGTTGACTATATGATGAATGCATTTGTTACAAGAACGCTTCCAAATCATCACACCATGGCAACTggtttttatattgaaaatcaTGGTGTTTTGGAAAATCGTATGTTTTATGAAAACGGAACAGTATTAGAAAAAAGTGCAGacgtttttcattataataataaaatacttccTATCTGG acaaTCAACGAGAAAAATGATAGTTTGCGACATAGCGGTAGTATGATGTGGCCCGGTGGTGAATTTGATTTTGATGGTAGAACCCAAACATTTTATATG cCGTTAAACATATCTAAAAATTGGGAAGATAGGTTTGATGTATTATTATCATGGTTTCTTCATCCGAAAAAACCAATAAATTtaggaattttatatattgaagaACCAGATTATCATGCTCATGCCCATGGCACTGATCATCCTGTAATAaatgaattgttgaaaaaattagataaCTTTACTTACTATATACACACCAAGCTCAAGGACAATAACTTAACTAGTGTAAATGTTATTCATTTGAGCGATCACGGAATGACGGAGGTTAATTTATCtagaattataaatatctcacaaattattgatttatcgGAATGTCAATTTTTGCCTACTGCTAATACTATCTTCATCATACCACATCcag GCAAAGAAGATATtctttatgataaattaaaatcggCAGCTAATGAAACATCAACGTTTTACGTTTACCGTAAAGAAGAAATACCGGAGAGATTTCATTACGGTAATAACACACGCATGACACCAATATTTGTTGTTGCTAAAAGTGGATATGCCTTTGAATTCCTACGCGATTCATTTGATTACTATCAAAAAACTTTCAATATTACAA ttgatgATAAGTCGTTATTTGGAATCCACGGTTACGATAATGAAGACAAAAATATGCATCCAATGTTTTTTGCTAAAGGGCCAGCGTTTAATGCTCATTGCAAATTAGAACCTTTTCACAATGTCGATTTGTACCCTCTGTTTTgcaatatattaaatatccaGTGTCCAGAGACAAATGGTACTCTGAATTCGTTTAAAAAGTGCCTAAAATCATTTACTGATGACGATCAAAATAATTCTCACTCTATgc TTGTACCAGTTTTAGTAGCTTTAGCGGTGGTCGGAACTATTAGTATGTTGATAGGTCTATATCTAAGAATGAAACGACAAAGGGAAGAAGTTCTTTATCG GAAAGACTATTATCGATGA
- the LOC123274453 gene encoding ectonucleotide pyrophosphatase/phosphodiesterase family member 5-like isoform X1, with product MNNFMKLLVIVVCLFLNFKNILMVSPFPKLLIVSYDAFRFDYFNRNLTPFMKQLKEEGTDVDYMMNAFVTRTLPNHHTMATGFYIENHGVLENRMFYENGTVLEKSADVFHYNNKILPIWTINEKNDSLRHSGSMMWPGGEFDFDGRTQTFYMPLNISKNWEDRFDVLLSWFLHPKKPINLGILYIEEPDYHAHAHGTDHPVINELLKKLDNFTYYIHTKLKDNNLTSVNVIHLSDHGMTEVNLSRIINISQIIDLSECQFLPTANTIFIIPHPGKEDILYDKLKSAANETSTFYVYRKEEIPERFHYGNNTRMTPIFVVAKSGYAFEFLRDSFDYYQKTFNITIDDKSLFGIHGYDNEDKNMHPMFFAKGPAFNAHCKLEPFHNVDLYPLFCNILNIQCPETNGTLNSFKKCLKSFTDDDQNNSHSMLVPVLVALAVVGTISMLIGLYLRMKRQREEVLYRRILDDAKMEQLWDEHQDLENMWH from the exons ATGAATAACTTCATGAAGTTATTGGTAATAGTTgtctgtttatttttaaattttaaaaatattttaatggtTTCACCTTTTCCTAAATTACTTATTGTATCTTATGATGCATTCAG ATTCGATTATTTTAACCGTAATTTAACTCCATTTATGAAGCAATTGAAGGAAGAAGGAACAGATGTTGACTATATGATGAATGCATTTGTTACAAGAACGCTTCCAAATCATCACACCATGGCAACTggtttttatattgaaaatcaTGGTGTTTTGGAAAATCGTATGTTTTATGAAAACGGAACAGTATTAGAAAAAAGTGCAGacgtttttcattataataataaaatacttccTATCTGG acaaTCAACGAGAAAAATGATAGTTTGCGACATAGCGGTAGTATGATGTGGCCCGGTGGTGAATTTGATTTTGATGGTAGAACCCAAACATTTTATATG cCGTTAAACATATCTAAAAATTGGGAAGATAGGTTTGATGTATTATTATCATGGTTTCTTCATCCGAAAAAACCAATAAATTtaggaattttatatattgaagaACCAGATTATCATGCTCATGCCCATGGCACTGATCATCCTGTAATAaatgaattgttgaaaaaattagataaCTTTACTTACTATATACACACCAAGCTCAAGGACAATAACTTAACTAGTGTAAATGTTATTCATTTGAGCGATCACGGAATGACGGAGGTTAATTTATCtagaattataaatatctcacaaattattgatttatcgGAATGTCAATTTTTGCCTACTGCTAATACTATCTTCATCATACCACATCcag GCAAAGAAGATATtctttatgataaattaaaatcggCAGCTAATGAAACATCAACGTTTTACGTTTACCGTAAAGAAGAAATACCGGAGAGATTTCATTACGGTAATAACACACGCATGACACCAATATTTGTTGTTGCTAAAAGTGGATATGCCTTTGAATTCCTACGCGATTCATTTGATTACTATCAAAAAACTTTCAATATTACAA ttgatgATAAGTCGTTATTTGGAATCCACGGTTACGATAATGAAGACAAAAATATGCATCCAATGTTTTTTGCTAAAGGGCCAGCGTTTAATGCTCATTGCAAATTAGAACCTTTTCACAATGTCGATTTGTACCCTCTGTTTTgcaatatattaaatatccaGTGTCCAGAGACAAATGGTACTCTGAATTCGTTTAAAAAGTGCCTAAAATCATTTACTGATGACGATCAAAATAATTCTCACTCTATgc TTGTACCAGTTTTAGTAGCTTTAGCGGTGGTCGGAACTATTAGTATGTTGATAGGTCTATATCTAAGAATGAAACGACAAAGGGAAGAAGTTCTTTATCG AAGAATACTGGATGATGCGAAGATGGAGCAATTGTGGGATGAACATCAAGACTTAGAGAATATGTGGCATTGA
- the LOC123274453 gene encoding ectonucleotide pyrophosphatase/phosphodiesterase family member 5-like isoform X3, whose amino-acid sequence MNNFMKLLVIVVCLFLNFKNILMVSPFPKLLIVSYDAFRFDYFNRNLTPFMKQLKEEGTDVDYMMNAFVTRTLPNHHTMATGFYIENHGVLENRMFYENGTVLEKSADVFHYNNKILPIWTINEKNDSLRHSGSMMWPGGEFDFDGRTQTFYMPLNISKNWEDRFDVLLSWFLHPKKPINLGILYIEEPDYHAHAHGTDHPVINELLKKLDNFTYYIHTKLKDNNLTSVNVIHLSDHGMTEVNLSRIINISQIIDLSECQFLPTANTIFIIPHPGKEDILYDKLKSAANETSTFYVYRKEEIPERFHYGNNTRMTPIFVVAKSGYAFEFLRDSFDYYQKTFNITIDDKSLFGIHGYDNEDKNMHPMFFAKGPAFNAHCKLEPFHNVDLYPLFCNILNIQCPETNGTLNSFKKCLKSFTDDDQNNSHSMQEYWMMRRWSNCGMNIKT is encoded by the exons ATGAATAACTTCATGAAGTTATTGGTAATAGTTgtctgtttatttttaaattttaaaaatattttaatggtTTCACCTTTTCCTAAATTACTTATTGTATCTTATGATGCATTCAG ATTCGATTATTTTAACCGTAATTTAACTCCATTTATGAAGCAATTGAAGGAAGAAGGAACAGATGTTGACTATATGATGAATGCATTTGTTACAAGAACGCTTCCAAATCATCACACCATGGCAACTggtttttatattgaaaatcaTGGTGTTTTGGAAAATCGTATGTTTTATGAAAACGGAACAGTATTAGAAAAAAGTGCAGacgtttttcattataataataaaatacttccTATCTGG acaaTCAACGAGAAAAATGATAGTTTGCGACATAGCGGTAGTATGATGTGGCCCGGTGGTGAATTTGATTTTGATGGTAGAACCCAAACATTTTATATG cCGTTAAACATATCTAAAAATTGGGAAGATAGGTTTGATGTATTATTATCATGGTTTCTTCATCCGAAAAAACCAATAAATTtaggaattttatatattgaagaACCAGATTATCATGCTCATGCCCATGGCACTGATCATCCTGTAATAaatgaattgttgaaaaaattagataaCTTTACTTACTATATACACACCAAGCTCAAGGACAATAACTTAACTAGTGTAAATGTTATTCATTTGAGCGATCACGGAATGACGGAGGTTAATTTATCtagaattataaatatctcacaaattattgatttatcgGAATGTCAATTTTTGCCTACTGCTAATACTATCTTCATCATACCACATCcag GCAAAGAAGATATtctttatgataaattaaaatcggCAGCTAATGAAACATCAACGTTTTACGTTTACCGTAAAGAAGAAATACCGGAGAGATTTCATTACGGTAATAACACACGCATGACACCAATATTTGTTGTTGCTAAAAGTGGATATGCCTTTGAATTCCTACGCGATTCATTTGATTACTATCAAAAAACTTTCAATATTACAA ttgatgATAAGTCGTTATTTGGAATCCACGGTTACGATAATGAAGACAAAAATATGCATCCAATGTTTTTTGCTAAAGGGCCAGCGTTTAATGCTCATTGCAAATTAGAACCTTTTCACAATGTCGATTTGTACCCTCTGTTTTgcaatatattaaatatccaGTGTCCAGAGACAAATGGTACTCTGAATTCGTTTAAAAAGTGCCTAAAATCATTTACTGATGACGATCAAAATAATTCTCACTCTATgc AAGAATACTGGATGATGCGAAGATGGAGCAATTGTGGGATGAACATCAAGACTTAG
- the LOC123274433 gene encoding transportin-1 isoform X1, with the protein MKMAWQPQEEGLRQILILLRESQSPDTATQRAVQQKLEELNKFPDFNNYLIFVLTKLTSEADVPTRSLSGLILKNNVRTHYHKFLPEVTNFIKQECLSAVGDPDPMIRATVGILITTIASKGEVSTWPELLPSLCQMLDSQDYNVCDGSFSALQKICEDSAELLDSDTVNRPLNVFIPKFLQFFRHSSPKIRSHAIACVNQFIVSRSQVLMLHIDSFLENLFHLATDEDPEVTKNVCRAFVMLLEVQIDRLIPHMHNIIEYMLVRTQDEKPPVALEACEFWLSLAEQDMCRQALAPYLPRLVPVLVSGMKYSDMDIIMLKANVEEDEMIPDREEDIRPRFHKTKTHTLNPSTNKHSDENGGYDSDGDDGCDDDSSVGDWNLRKCSAAALDMLAGVFRNDLLPVLVPILKETLFHQNWEIKESGILALGAIAEGCMEGMIPHLSELIPYLINSLNDKKALVRAITCWTLSRYAHWVCAQPHETYLKPLMEELLKRVLDGNKRVQEAACSAFATLEEEAGTELVPYLGFILETLVFAFGKYQHKNLLILYDAIGTLAESVGPYLNKPDYINILMPPLINKWNILKDEDKDLFPLLECLSSVATALQSGFLPYCEPVYRRCVSLVEQTLNQHIANTQSPEQFEAPDKDFMIVALDLLSGLAEGLDGHIEQLVMNSNIMQLLYQCMQDPMPEVRQSSFALLGDLTKACFQHVLPCIPDFMPILGDNLNPSFISVCNNASWAIGEIAIKLGHDTSVYIPLIINQLIDIINRPNTPKTLLENTAITIGRLGYVCPQDVAPMLQQFVQQWCSSLRNIRDNEEKDSAFRGMCQMITINPGGVVPDFVFFCDAVASWVTPKDDLKEAFQKILHGFKNQVGADNWKRFSDQFPIQLRERLHTMYGV; encoded by the exons ATGAAAATGGCGTGGCAACCACAAGAGGAAGGACTTAgacaaattttaatacttttacgTGAATCGCAAAGTCCTGATACAGCAACACAGCGTGCTGTACAACAA AAATTGGAAGAACTAAATAAATTCCCGgactttaataattatcttatcTTTGTATTAACCAAGCTTACATCAGAAg CTGATGTGCCGACTAGGTCACTTAGtggattgattttaaaaaataacgtgAGGACTCATTACCATAAATTTTTGCCAGAAGTtacgaattttataaaacaagaATGTTTATCTGCGGTTGGAGATCCGGATCCCATGATTCGAGCTACTGTGGGAATATTGATAACAACTATTGCATCAAAag GTGAAGTATCAACATGGCCGGAATTACTTCCATCATTGTGTCAAATGTTGGATTCCCAAGATTACAACGTCTGCGATGGATCATTTAGTGCATTGCAAAAGATATGTGAGGATTCAGCAGAATTACTTGATTCGGACACAGTAAACCGGCCTTTGAATGTATTTATCCctaaatttttgcaatttttccGCCACTCGAGTCCGAAGATACGTTCGCACGCGATTGCATGTGTTAACCAGTTTATTGTGAGCCGTTCACAAGTCCTGATGCTGCATATAGACTCATTTTTGGAGAATCTTTTCCATTTGGCGACTGATGAAGATCCAGAAGTAACTAAAAATGTCTGTCGGGCATTTGTAATGCTGTTGGAGGTTCAAATAGATCGTTTAATTCCTCATATGCACAATATCATTGAGTATATGTTGGTGAGAACGCAAGATGAAAAACCGCCAGTTGCCTTGGAAGCCTGTGAATTTTGGTTATCTCTTGCTGAACAAGATATGTGTCGTCAGGCATTGGCTCCATACTTACCCCGACTCGTTCCTGTGTTAGTTAGCGGTATGAAATACTCCGACATGGATATAATAATGCTCAAAGCTAACGTCGAGGAAGATGAAATGATACCCGACCGGGAAGAAGACATCAGACCGCGTTTCCATAAAACTAAAACACACACTCTTAATCCATCTACAAACAAACATTCTGATGAGAACGGTGGTTACGACTCAGACGGCGACGATGGATGTGACGACGATTCAAGTGTCGGTGACTGGAACCTCCGGAAATGTTCAGCTGCTGCTTTGGATATGCTTGCTGGAGTATTTAGAAATGATTTGCTACCTGTTTTAGTGCCAATTCTTAAAGAAACATTGTTCCATCAAAATTGGGAGATCAAAGAATCTGGAATACTTGCACTTGGAGCTATTGCTGaag GATGTATGGAAGGGATGATTCCACATTTATCAGAGCTGATCCCATACTTAATCAATAGCTTGAATGACAAAAAAGCGTTAGTACGTGCCATAACATGTTGGACATTGAGTAGATACGCGCATTGGGTTTGTGCTCAACCTCATGAAACTTATTTGAAGCCTCTGATGGAGGAATTACTAAAAAGAGTATTGGATGGTAATAAACGTGTTCAAGAGGCCGCTTGCTCGGCATTTGCAACCCTCGAAGAAGAAGCTGGTACTGAATTAGTACCATACTTAGGATTCATATTAGAAACTTTAGTTTTTGCATtcg gaaaatatcaacataaaaatttattgatacttTATGATGCTATTGGAACACTAGCAGAATCTGTAGGACCTTACTTAAATAAACCAGACTACATAAATATTCTAATGCCTCCATTAATAAACAAAtggaatattttaaaagacgAAGATAAAGATCTATTTCCCCTTCTTGAGTGTCTCTCTTCGGTAGCCACAGCACTACAATCTGGATTCTTACCCTACTGTGAACCAGTTTACag GCGGTGTGTGTCACTAGTCGAACAAACACTGAATCAACATATAGCTAATACACAAAGCCCTGAACAGTTTGAAGCGCCGGATAAAGATTTTATGATTGTTGCATTGGATCTTTTGAGTGGACTAGCTGAAGGTTTGGACGGTCACATTGAACAATTAGTCATGAACAGCAATATTATGCAATTACTTTATCAGTGCATGCAAGATCCCATGCCAGAAGTAAGGCAAAGTAGTTTTGCATTACTTGGTGACTTAACGAAAGCTTGTTTCCAGCATGTACTTCCCTGTATAC CTGACTTTATGCCGATCCTTGGAGACAATTTAAATCCTAGCTTTATATCAGTATGTAACAATGCTTCTTGGGCTATTGGTGAAATCGCCATTAAACtag gGCATGACACAAGTGTATATATTCCATTGATAATAAATCAACTCATTGACATCATTAATCGGCCAAATACACCAAAAACACTTCTGGAGAATACCg CCATTACGATCGGTCGCCTAGGTTACGTGTGTCCCCAAGACGTCGCCCCCATGTTACAGCAGTTTGTCCAACAGTG gtGTTCTTCGTTAAGAAATATACGTGATAATGAGGAAAAAGACTCTGCATTTAGAGGTATGTGTcaaatgataacaataaatcCTGGTGGTGTAGTTCCTGATTTTGTCTTCTTCTGTGACGCTGTTGCGTCTTGGGTAACACCTAAAGATGATTTGAAAGAAGCGTTTCAAAAG atattacaCGGTTTCAAAAATCAAGTTGGCGCTGATAATTGGAAAAGATTCTCCGATCAATTTCCTATACAGCTACGCGAACGTCTTCATACTATGTACGGCGTCTGA